One stretch of Geoalkalibacter ferrihydriticus DSM 17813 DNA includes these proteins:
- a CDS encoding CheR family methyltransferase yields the protein MASRNSVHREDRGDAGRSSPCPIIAVGASPESLEALKTFLHSLSGNTGAALVVLATLPDGQDRRLALVLGRHTAMKVTTAREGLALKPNRVYVLPPDRFLRVENGRLRLDPPPVGHTPLAPIGHFLRSLAEEQGERAAAVMLAGTSKDGTLGIRALKAQGGLVLAQAVEGLEHCKQADWSLPPADLAEKLTQIIPFLGGQPQEETPATADTKALKGVLALLQRRHAQDFTCYKPKTLLRRIRRRLVIRGRRNLGEYLKLLRDSEEEIDALFRDLLIGVTRFFRDEQAQVLLQQKVLPALLAAHDGSQPLRAWVAGCSTGEEAYSLAILFSETLEQLNSNAEIQIFATDLDPEAISFARCGFYSFGIARDVAPERLERFFELEPDGYRVKETLRKKILFAHHNLLKDPPFSRLDFISCRNLLIYLEPQTQQKVLVSFQQVLRPGGYLLLGASEHLGETAGYFSAIDKKWRLFQRGENQAPRDRRLAPMTCAVAALSSLKTSDSRGSQISLGALAEKKLLREYAPAAVVVNRDLDVVHFPSGTGDFLVPPVGTANFNLIRMAREELQPALRSLIFKAFKDKKKTTYQGLRLNCGGRPRHLDIIADPFSTGVENDLLLVVIQEHPVEPNAEIAVEDAAAPTPGVHDRDHLIQYLEEELKSKTEQLSSSVSDYESSHEELMSINEELHSANEELETSREELQALNEELITVNAEVQCKNEELARTSSDLSNLITSAQIATVFLDKEARVRRFTPAAAEIFNLIESDLGRPFHHIAGKLDTTPILAGARAVLQKLNEQEQEMCTEEGRCFLLRIFPYRSLQDVIEGVVISFIDISLRKEAEEDRERQRKIAEARAREAEESRRILQAIIDHIPMGLGVADRDGKLLMISRCGLDLCGLTLEQVRSATVREYPKLWGMFHLNGEHLTRTEELPLVRAIRKGEVTTGSEWLLRCTDAEPIVAAVHAAPIRDRSGDISGAVVAWNDITEARKQKLALEDSERRLKVVVDNLPAMVFAADECGQIVFWNRECERVTGYLAEEVVGNPMAPERLFADADNRRRWLQEICSGEGTAAELELAIRDKRGMRKTILWSNGACTCAIPGWTIWGSGIDITERKETEKALNEARQAAENASRAKSDFLANVSHEVRTPLTIIKSAQELLGETQLSPYQEQFLHMAQSSSETLLRLIEDLLDFSCIEARRLILEETPFDLIDGVETTLAGFAMEAAKKKLPIHFHADPAVPRHIIGDSLRLRQVVTNLLSNAVKFTDKGRIDLHICLKKDEKVDPGSAMLFFSVDDTGIGIPPEKQSLLFQSFSQIDSSATRRFGGTGLGLAICHRIVRQMGGEIWVESEPDKGSKFLFTIPARPVLEPEAGTLIRKRQFSRQPERPSHQDSPARILLAEDEAMIRHLVSTVLKRKGWEVITATDGAEAMERLENDSFDLVLMDIQMPQLDGMQVTRILRQKEAELGRRTPVIALTAHAGEDDRRRFLRAGMDGRITKPIQVGEFLQTIEKTLGVASDGS from the coding sequence ATGGCATCACGCAATTCGGTCCATCGAGAGGATAGGGGCGACGCTGGCAGATCTTCGCCCTGCCCCATTATTGCTGTTGGTGCTTCGCCGGAAAGCCTCGAAGCCCTCAAGACCTTTCTTCACTCGCTTTCGGGCAATACCGGAGCAGCCCTGGTGGTTCTCGCCACCCTCCCCGACGGACAAGATCGCCGCCTCGCACTGGTTCTCGGCCGCCATACCGCGATGAAAGTGACCACGGCGCGCGAGGGCCTGGCACTCAAACCCAACCGGGTTTATGTTCTGCCCCCGGATCGTTTCTTGCGCGTCGAGAATGGGCGACTACGCCTCGACCCGCCTCCCGTTGGACACACCCCCCTGGCACCCATCGGCCATTTCCTGCGGTCGTTGGCCGAGGAGCAGGGCGAGCGGGCAGCCGCCGTAATGCTTGCCGGCACCTCCAAGGACGGCACTCTCGGGATCCGGGCACTCAAGGCGCAGGGCGGACTGGTGCTTGCACAGGCGGTTGAAGGCCTCGAACATTGTAAGCAGGCTGACTGGAGTCTGCCCCCAGCGGACCTGGCAGAAAAACTCACTCAGATCATTCCCTTTCTCGGTGGACAGCCACAAGAAGAAACTCCGGCGACTGCCGACACCAAGGCATTGAAGGGGGTTCTTGCCTTGTTGCAGCGCCGGCATGCTCAGGACTTCACCTGCTACAAGCCCAAAACGCTGCTGCGCCGCATCCGCCGCCGGCTCGTTATCCGTGGACGACGAAACCTTGGAGAATACCTGAAACTGCTGCGCGATTCCGAAGAGGAAATCGATGCCCTGTTTCGTGATCTGCTCATCGGCGTCACCCGTTTTTTCCGGGACGAGCAGGCGCAAGTGCTGTTGCAGCAAAAAGTCCTCCCTGCTCTGCTCGCCGCTCATGACGGGTCTCAACCCTTACGTGCCTGGGTCGCGGGCTGCTCAACGGGAGAAGAAGCTTACTCCCTGGCCATCCTGTTCAGCGAAACCCTCGAGCAACTCAACTCCAATGCCGAAATCCAGATTTTCGCTACCGATCTCGACCCCGAGGCCATTTCTTTTGCGCGGTGCGGATTTTATTCTTTCGGCATCGCCCGGGATGTTGCTCCGGAGCGTCTGGAGCGTTTTTTCGAACTTGAACCAGACGGCTATCGCGTCAAAGAAACCCTGCGCAAAAAAATCCTTTTCGCCCATCACAATCTGCTCAAAGATCCACCTTTTTCTAGACTTGATTTCATTTCCTGCCGAAACCTGCTGATTTACCTTGAGCCCCAAACCCAGCAGAAAGTGCTGGTCAGCTTTCAGCAGGTGCTGCGTCCCGGCGGATACCTGTTGCTGGGGGCCTCTGAGCATCTGGGCGAAACAGCCGGCTATTTCTCTGCCATCGACAAGAAATGGCGCCTCTTTCAGCGGGGCGAGAATCAGGCTCCCCGCGACCGGCGCCTTGCCCCAATGACTTGCGCAGTGGCGGCTCTTTCGTCGCTCAAAACTTCTGATTCCCGGGGTTCCCAAATCTCCCTCGGTGCGCTGGCCGAAAAAAAACTGCTGCGCGAGTATGCCCCCGCGGCGGTGGTGGTCAACCGCGACCTTGATGTCGTCCACTTCCCCAGCGGTACGGGAGATTTTCTCGTGCCGCCCGTCGGCACCGCCAATTTCAACTTGATCCGCATGGCCCGGGAAGAACTGCAGCCGGCATTGCGCTCCCTCATCTTCAAAGCGTTTAAGGATAAAAAAAAGACGACTTACCAGGGCCTGCGCCTGAACTGCGGGGGGCGCCCTCGCCACCTCGACATTATCGCCGACCCCTTCAGCACCGGAGTCGAAAATGACCTGCTGCTGGTCGTGATTCAGGAACATCCCGTTGAGCCGAACGCGGAAATAGCTGTTGAAGATGCCGCCGCGCCCACGCCAGGCGTGCATGACAGGGATCACCTCATCCAATACCTGGAAGAGGAGCTCAAAAGCAAAACGGAGCAACTTAGCAGCTCGGTGAGCGATTACGAATCCTCTCACGAAGAGTTGATGTCCATCAACGAAGAGCTTCACTCCGCCAACGAGGAACTGGAGACTTCGCGGGAAGAGCTGCAAGCCCTCAACGAAGAGTTGATCACCGTCAACGCCGAAGTCCAATGCAAGAATGAAGAACTGGCCCGCACCAGCAGCGATCTCTCCAATCTGATCACGAGCGCCCAGATCGCCACGGTTTTTCTTGACAAGGAGGCTCGAGTCCGACGGTTCACGCCTGCGGCCGCTGAAATCTTCAACCTTATAGAATCAGACCTCGGTCGACCTTTTCACCATATTGCGGGCAAGCTCGACACCACGCCGATTCTCGCCGGAGCCCGCGCCGTATTGCAAAAGCTCAACGAACAGGAGCAGGAGATGTGCACCGAGGAGGGTCGCTGTTTTCTGCTGCGTATCTTTCCCTATCGTTCGCTACAGGATGTCATCGAAGGGGTGGTCATTTCCTTTATCGACATCAGTCTGCGCAAAGAGGCGGAAGAAGACCGAGAACGCCAGCGCAAAATTGCCGAAGCCCGCGCCCGCGAAGCCGAGGAGTCGCGCAGGATTCTGCAGGCAATTATCGATCACATCCCCATGGGGCTGGGAGTTGCCGACCGCGACGGCAAGCTACTCATGATCAGCCGCTGCGGTCTCGATCTGTGCGGCCTGACTTTGGAACAGGTGCGTTCCGCGACGGTGCGTGAATACCCAAAACTGTGGGGGATGTTTCATCTTAATGGCGAACATCTGACCCGGACAGAGGAATTGCCGCTGGTCAGGGCCATCCGCAAAGGCGAAGTGACCACGGGTTCCGAATGGCTGTTGCGCTGCACTGACGCCGAGCCGATCGTGGCAGCAGTGCATGCCGCGCCCATCCGCGATCGGTCGGGAGACATTTCGGGGGCCGTCGTAGCCTGGAACGACATCACGGAAGCACGCAAGCAGAAACTGGCCCTTGAAGACAGCGAGAGGCGGCTCAAGGTGGTCGTCGACAACCTGCCGGCCATGGTCTTTGCCGCCGATGAATGTGGGCAAATTGTTTTCTGGAACCGCGAATGTGAGCGGGTCACAGGTTATCTGGCCGAGGAGGTGGTCGGCAATCCCATGGCTCCCGAGCGGTTGTTCGCCGATGCCGACAACCGCCGCCGCTGGCTGCAGGAGATCTGCTCGGGTGAAGGTACCGCGGCCGAACTCGAATTGGCGATCCGGGACAAAAGAGGCATGCGCAAAACCATCCTCTGGTCCAACGGCGCCTGTACCTGCGCTATCCCCGGCTGGACCATCTGGGGCAGCGGTATTGACATCACCGAACGCAAGGAAACGGAAAAAGCACTCAATGAGGCACGGCAAGCCGCCGAAAATGCAAGTCGGGCCAAAAGCGATTTTCTCGCGAATGTAAGCCACGAGGTACGCACACCTCTTACGATCATCAAGAGCGCTCAGGAATTACTCGGCGAGACACAGCTCAGCCCCTACCAGGAGCAGTTTCTGCACATGGCTCAGTCTTCATCGGAGACGCTGCTGCGCCTAATTGAGGATCTGCTGGATTTTTCATGTATCGAGGCGCGACGCTTGATTCTCGAAGAAACCCCTTTCGACCTGATCGATGGTGTTGAGACCACCCTGGCCGGATTTGCCATGGAGGCCGCCAAGAAAAAGCTCCCTATCCACTTTCACGCTGATCCCGCCGTGCCGCGACACATCATCGGTGACTCGCTACGCCTGCGCCAAGTGGTGACTAACCTGCTGTCCAATGCGGTTAAATTCACCGATAAGGGCCGCATCGATCTGCATATCTGCCTTAAAAAAGATGAAAAAGTCGACCCCGGCAGCGCCATGTTGTTTTTTTCCGTTGATGATACCGGGATCGGCATTCCCCCCGAAAAACAATCCCTGCTCTTCCAAAGCTTCAGCCAGATCGACAGCTCCGCAACCCGCCGCTTTGGCGGCACCGGTCTTGGATTGGCCATCTGCCACCGAATCGTGCGCCAGATGGGAGGAGAGATCTGGGTCGAGAGCGAACCTGACAAAGGCAGCAAATTCCTCTTTACCATTCCAGCCCGTCCGGTCCTGGAACCCGAGGCGGGGACCCTCATTCGAAAAAGGCAATTTTCGCGGCAACCTGAACGTCCCAGTCACCAAGACAGCCCGGCGCGGATTCTCCTGGCCGAAGACGAAGCGATGATTCGGCACCTGGTCTCCACCGTCCTCAAACGAAAGGGCTGGGAGGTCATCACCGCCACCGATGGGGCCGAAGCCATGGAGCGGCTTGAAAACGATTCGTTTGACTTGGTGCTCATGGATATTCAAATGCCGCAGCTCGACGGCATGCAGGTGACCCGTATTCTGCGCCAGAAAGAAGCAGAATTGGGGCGGCGCACCCCGGTCATTGCCCTGACCGCCCATGCCGGAGAAGATGACCGGCGCCGCTTCCTGCGCGCCGGCATGGACGGGCGCATCACCAAACCCATTCAGGTTGGGGAGTTTCTGCAAACCATCGAAAAGACCCTCGGCGTTGCGTCCGATGGCTCCTGA
- a CDS encoding molybdopterin biosynthesis protein: MSQRNIYLQTLTVADALERGRTALERDRLVAAVTIQTHEAAGRVTAAPVYARVSSPPYHSAAMDGYAVRAEETFGAREETPLKLTPGRTCFPINTGQPLPDETNAVIKIEDIIQLPGGEIEIDAAAYPWMHVRRIGEDIVATELLLPQNHLLSPYDIGALLTAGVWELETWEEIRMTFIPTGDEVLDFTTRPTPAPGQVIESNSQIFCALARQWGAQPRRVSPVADDPDKLRAAVIAGLESDAHVVVVGAGSSAGSKDFTRRVFDELGQVLAHGLAISPGKPTLLAVARGKLLIGAPGFPGSAIVCFEEILAPLVAWLGRRQPPQRPRKTVRLSRKTPSRLGIEEILRLAVGTCGAQAIATPFGRGAGLLSTLIRAQALARIPAAGEGIEQGAEMEAELLVPESSLERVLLHVGSHDNTLDLLTNEMMGLTEPYRLVSTNVGSLGGLTALKNDAAMISGCHLFDPQTQDFNFPFLQRYLPDLAVTVVNLAIRHQGFIVAPGNPKGISSLADLARADVSFVNRQRGAGTRILLDHHLRQAGIAPQQIRGYQREEHTHMAVAVNVLSGASDCGLGILSAARALGLDFVPLAPERYDLVIPDSLLNDPRILTLLELLRTEAFQKKIQDLGGYETCLTGQIMTAGQGLGRE, from the coding sequence ATGTCCCAACGCAACATCTACCTTCAGACTCTGACCGTCGCTGACGCCCTGGAGCGAGGGCGCACCGCCCTTGAGCGTGACAGGCTGGTCGCCGCCGTGACAATTCAAACGCACGAGGCCGCCGGTCGGGTGACGGCGGCACCGGTTTACGCCCGCGTCTCCTCGCCCCCCTATCACAGTGCCGCCATGGATGGGTATGCGGTCCGCGCGGAGGAGACTTTCGGCGCTCGCGAAGAGACCCCCCTGAAATTGACGCCGGGGCGCACCTGCTTTCCCATCAACACCGGCCAACCCCTGCCTGACGAGACCAACGCGGTCATTAAGATTGAAGACATAATCCAGCTGCCGGGCGGCGAAATTGAGATCGATGCCGCAGCCTATCCCTGGATGCACGTGCGCCGCATCGGCGAGGACATCGTCGCCACCGAACTGTTACTGCCGCAGAACCACCTCCTGTCTCCTTACGACATCGGTGCCCTGCTTACCGCCGGCGTGTGGGAACTGGAAACCTGGGAAGAGATTCGCATGACCTTCATTCCCACCGGTGATGAGGTTCTCGATTTTACCACCCGACCGACCCCGGCGCCAGGCCAGGTCATTGAAAGCAATTCCCAGATTTTCTGTGCCCTGGCCCGTCAATGGGGCGCCCAACCGCGCCGGGTGTCGCCGGTAGCCGACGACCCGGACAAATTGCGCGCTGCGGTTATTGCCGGCCTCGAGAGTGATGCCCATGTGGTCGTCGTCGGCGCCGGATCCTCCGCCGGCAGCAAGGATTTTACGCGTCGCGTTTTCGATGAACTGGGACAGGTTCTCGCCCACGGTCTGGCAATCAGTCCCGGCAAGCCGACCCTGCTCGCCGTTGCCCGAGGCAAACTGTTAATCGGAGCGCCGGGTTTTCCAGGCAGCGCCATCGTCTGCTTTGAAGAAATCCTGGCGCCCCTGGTGGCCTGGCTGGGTCGCCGGCAACCCCCGCAACGGCCGCGAAAAACCGTGCGTCTGAGCCGCAAGACCCCCTCTCGCCTGGGCATCGAGGAAATCCTGCGCCTGGCGGTGGGCACCTGCGGCGCCCAAGCTATCGCAACTCCGTTCGGCCGCGGCGCGGGCCTGCTCTCCACTCTTATCCGTGCCCAGGCCCTGGCCCGCATTCCCGCAGCCGGCGAAGGCATCGAGCAGGGTGCCGAAATGGAGGCCGAGTTGCTGGTGCCGGAATCGAGCCTCGAGCGGGTTCTATTGCATGTCGGCAGCCACGACAACACCCTTGATCTGCTGACCAACGAAATGATGGGCCTCACAGAGCCCTATCGTCTGGTCTCGACCAACGTGGGTAGCCTCGGCGGGTTGACCGCCCTGAAAAATGACGCGGCGATGATCAGCGGCTGTCATCTCTTTGATCCGCAGACACAGGACTTCAATTTTCCCTTTTTACAACGCTACCTGCCCGATCTGGCGGTGACCGTGGTCAACCTGGCGATTCGGCATCAGGGATTCATCGTCGCGCCCGGCAATCCCAAGGGCATCTCGAGCCTGGCGGATCTCGCCCGCGCTGATGTCAGCTTCGTCAATCGTCAGCGCGGCGCCGGTACGCGCATCCTGCTCGATCACCATCTGCGCCAGGCCGGCATTGCGCCCCAGCAGATTCGCGGCTATCAGCGCGAGGAACACACACATATGGCGGTGGCGGTCAACGTGCTCTCCGGCGCATCCGATTGCGGCCTCGGCATTCTCTCCGCGGCCCGCGCCCTGGGCCTGGATTTCGTGCCATTGGCACCGGAGCGCTATGATCTGGTGATCCCCGACTCTCTGCTCAATGACCCCCGTATTCTCACCCTTCTGGAACTCTTGCGCACTGAGGCTTTTCAGAAAAAAATCCAGGATTTGGGCGGCTACGAGACGTGCCTGACAGGCCAAATCATGACGGCGGGACAAGGATTGGGCAGAGAATAA
- the glp gene encoding gephyrin-like molybdotransferase Glp, with amino-acid sequence MSSRFLSTLTRAEFTKLLQQFNATPDESIAFSESLDRILAADLTACEDLPAGDRSCMDGYALAAADTFGAGEGNPAYLECRHCIEVNVFPNFSLQPGECAWIPTGGFLPPGADSVVMVEYTHDIGDGTIEVRRSLAPGENLMFRGEDARKGSPLLKRGTRLRVPEMGLLAALGLTQIRVHRRPRVAILSTGDEIVPVEAQPRPGEMRDVNSHAVAAMVMQAGGVVEPLGIVRDDLEALRDALERGLKNSDALLLSGGSSKGTRDHTLDAIAQLPGAQILAHGVAMAPGKPTILARVGAKPILGLPGQVGSAQIVMLVLGQPLVRHLAGDGRAFDESRRSLRRALLTRNVPSSQGREDYLRVRLEETADGLLAHPVMGKSGLLRTLLHSDALLVISAETEGLLEGRPVDVWLI; translated from the coding sequence ATGAGTAGTCGTTTTCTTTCGACCTTGACCCGTGCCGAATTCACCAAGCTTTTGCAACAATTCAACGCCACACCTGATGAATCCATCGCTTTTTCCGAATCCCTCGATCGGATTCTTGCCGCCGACCTCACCGCCTGCGAGGATTTGCCGGCCGGAGACCGCTCCTGCATGGACGGCTATGCCCTGGCCGCGGCCGATACCTTCGGCGCCGGCGAAGGCAATCCGGCCTACCTTGAATGCCGCCATTGCATTGAGGTCAATGTTTTTCCGAACTTTAGCCTGCAACCCGGTGAATGCGCCTGGATTCCCACCGGCGGTTTTCTGCCGCCCGGCGCCGACAGCGTGGTCATGGTCGAATATACGCATGATATCGGCGACGGCACCATCGAAGTGCGGCGCAGCCTGGCTCCCGGAGAGAACCTCATGTTTCGCGGCGAGGACGCGCGCAAGGGCTCTCCCCTGCTGAAACGAGGCACGCGCTTGCGCGTTCCCGAAATGGGGCTGCTGGCAGCCCTGGGCCTGACGCAAATCCGCGTGCATCGGCGACCACGCGTCGCCATCTTATCGACCGGCGATGAAATTGTACCGGTGGAGGCACAACCGCGGCCCGGTGAAATGCGTGACGTCAACTCGCACGCTGTTGCCGCCATGGTGATGCAAGCCGGGGGTGTCGTCGAACCGCTTGGAATCGTTCGCGATGATCTTGAGGCTTTGCGCGACGCTCTGGAGCGCGGACTGAAAAACAGCGATGCTCTCCTTTTGTCCGGTGGCAGCTCCAAGGGAACCCGTGATCACACCCTGGACGCCATCGCGCAACTGCCGGGGGCACAGATTCTGGCTCACGGCGTCGCCATGGCGCCCGGTAAGCCGACGATCCTCGCTCGGGTCGGCGCTAAACCCATCCTCGGGCTGCCCGGACAAGTCGGCTCGGCGCAGATCGTGATGCTGGTACTGGGCCAACCCCTGGTGCGGCATCTGGCCGGTGACGGCCGTGCTTTTGACGAGAGCCGCAGGTCACTGCGGCGCGCCCTTCTCACCCGTAATGTCCCCTCCAGCCAAGGCCGCGAAGATTATCTGCGGGTGCGCCTGGAAGAAACGGCGGACGGCCTGCTCGCCCATCCCGTCATGGGCAAGTCGGGCCTGTTGCGCACCCTGTTGCACAGCGATGCTCTGCTGGTCATCTCTGCGGAAACTGAAGGTTTACTCGAAGGCCGCCCGGTGGATGTCTGGCTGATTTGA
- a CDS encoding protoporphyrinogen/coproporphyrinogen oxidase, with amino-acid sequence MRKKSIVVVGAGMAGLSAGYALRNQGFEVRVLEAGSRVGGRASSDFVEDCVLDRGAQFLSDGYVNVCRLIDELDLRDELRPASPWTAVVHDGKGRAVSSDRPWSVNTSGLLGMSDALVLANGSRQMFKATSALPLDDFSRWADFDDEVADQWLIRQFNPQILDYIFEPMLQGFYFQEPEDLSRALAMLLWNFGGRGKQPRVLLGGMEDFAEALAKTLEVHLRSAVEEIEVEADQVVVRTAEACFSADYVVLAVPAPVAQALYAPVDEVERRLLLTPYSSAVALSLLIPDGLPKSPMPSDVHAIMIPRRERRILGSVILASRKCPIHVDRGEMLTVMLSGAASQRLLDAPLSDILAEVVPELESYYPGLKARLDMVRAYRWREACAGTSVGRCRDLQAYRAQGSRGRVLMAGDYMGAPNVEGAVESGLWAARTIAAKGD; translated from the coding sequence ATGAGAAAAAAGTCCATCGTGGTTGTGGGCGCGGGCATGGCTGGCTTGAGTGCCGGGTATGCTTTGCGCAATCAGGGTTTTGAGGTCAGAGTGCTGGAGGCGGGCAGCCGCGTCGGCGGTCGCGCCAGTAGCGATTTCGTCGAAGATTGCGTGCTCGATCGGGGTGCGCAGTTTCTCTCGGATGGTTATGTCAATGTTTGCCGGCTGATCGATGAGTTAGACTTGCGCGACGAATTACGCCCAGCCAGCCCGTGGACTGCGGTGGTTCACGACGGCAAGGGGCGGGCGGTGAGTTCCGATCGTCCATGGAGCGTGAACACCAGCGGCCTTTTGGGGATGTCCGACGCCTTGGTTCTCGCCAACGGATCGCGGCAGATGTTCAAGGCAACCAGTGCCTTGCCCCTTGATGATTTCTCCCGCTGGGCGGATTTTGATGACGAGGTGGCCGATCAGTGGCTTATTCGCCAGTTTAATCCTCAGATTCTCGATTACATTTTTGAGCCCATGCTGCAAGGGTTCTATTTTCAGGAGCCGGAAGATCTGTCGCGTGCCCTGGCCATGCTGTTGTGGAATTTCGGCGGGCGCGGCAAGCAGCCCCGCGTTCTTCTTGGGGGCATGGAGGACTTTGCCGAGGCCTTGGCAAAAACGCTTGAGGTTCATTTGCGCTCTGCCGTTGAAGAGATTGAGGTCGAGGCCGATCAGGTCGTGGTTCGCACGGCCGAGGCCTGCTTTTCCGCCGACTATGTCGTGCTTGCTGTACCGGCACCCGTAGCGCAGGCACTTTATGCGCCCGTCGATGAGGTTGAGCGCAGGTTGTTGCTGACGCCTTATTCTTCGGCTGTGGCCCTGTCCCTGCTGATACCCGACGGTCTGCCCAAGAGCCCGATGCCGAGTGACGTTCACGCCATCATGATTCCGCGCCGCGAGCGTCGCATCCTTGGCAGCGTCATCTTGGCGTCGCGAAAATGTCCCATTCATGTCGATCGTGGAGAAATGCTTACCGTGATGCTCAGCGGCGCTGCGTCACAGCGCCTGCTCGATGCACCCTTAAGCGATATTCTTGCCGAGGTCGTTCCTGAACTCGAATCCTACTATCCTGGTCTCAAGGCACGCCTCGATATGGTGCGCGCCTACCGTTGGCGCGAGGCTTGCGCGGGAACTTCCGTCGGACGTTGTCGCGATCTGCAGGCCTATCGCGCCCAAGGTTCGCGCGGCCGGGTTTTAATGGCCGGAGATTACATGGGCGCACCGAACGTGGAGGGTGCCGTTGAAAGCGGTTTATGGGCGGCGCGAACAATTGCGGCCAAGGGTGATTGA
- a CDS encoding superoxide dismutase, with protein sequence MFGRKFVLSVVFLCVVPLVAATAFAKPFSLEPLPYASDALEPYIDKMTMEIHHGLHHQAYINNLNAQVKNFPQLEGMSLEEMMGKISTFSAAVRNNGGGHYNHDLFWKVMAPPGQGGEPSSELVKAIDKAFGTMDEMKKQFNQAGATRFGSGWAWLIVTADKELAVTSTANQDNPLMDIAEVKGTPILALDVWEHAYYLSYQNRRGAYLDFWWNLVNWNEVNRRYAEALR encoded by the coding sequence ATGTTCGGTCGTAAATTCGTATTATCGGTCGTTTTTTTGTGTGTGGTGCCGCTTGTCGCCGCGACTGCCTTCGCCAAGCCCTTTTCCCTTGAACCCCTGCCTTATGCATCTGACGCCCTTGAGCCCTATATCGATAAAATGACCATGGAGATCCACCACGGTCTTCACCACCAGGCCTACATCAACAATCTCAATGCCCAGGTGAAAAACTTTCCGCAGCTTGAAGGCATGTCCCTGGAAGAGATGATGGGGAAAATCTCGACCTTCAGCGCGGCGGTACGCAACAATGGCGGGGGGCATTACAACCACGATTTGTTCTGGAAGGTGATGGCACCGCCGGGGCAGGGTGGCGAACCCTCTTCCGAGTTGGTCAAGGCCATTGATAAGGCCTTCGGCACCATGGACGAGATGAAAAAGCAATTCAATCAGGCGGGCGCGACGCGCTTCGGCTCGGGTTGGGCCTGGCTGATCGTTACGGCGGACAAGGAACTGGCGGTCACCTCGACGGCGAATCAGGACAACCCGCTCATGGACATCGCCGAAGTCAAGGGAACCCCGATTCTCGCCCTCGATGTCTGGGAACACGCCTATTATCTGAGCTATCAGAACCGCCGGGGCGCCTACCTTGATTTCTGGTGGAACCTGGTGAACTGGAACGAAGTCAATCGCCGCTATGCGGAAGCTCTTCGCTAG
- a CDS encoding nitrogen fixation protein NifQ yields the protein MSGYTETIRRWAADNRRAGTLPDADGIGEVGLGEDEAGKRLAARFFLRIREDRIEELRYQVFGCGFSMAACAAAAELALHRTPNEASRLSRIEVEKLLGGLPQERGYCSELAVEALHAAVDAARVDSRRIEKILPPQEAHGPRVTAADPLYRTLMDSPCPAHVDAHDRHLFTCLLCVATEESQQPATALGLSNEDFEDILNTLFPDIPPGLLGDYVTAAPHLAPEQSDDILALLMAHIPNNSSGTQYKMARWLVRILTARAARPGHLWVAMGLFERPQLSAAIARHLPSLAAANHQGMRWKRYLYKQVCEQQGGRLCKAPACGLCSDYAMCFPHPSSG from the coding sequence ATGTCCGGTTATACCGAAACCATCCGCCGCTGGGCGGCCGACAACCGACGCGCCGGCACCCTGCCCGACGCCGACGGCATCGGCGAAGTCGGCCTGGGCGAAGACGAGGCCGGCAAACGGTTGGCGGCGCGGTTTTTCCTGCGCATCCGCGAGGATCGTATTGAGGAATTGCGCTACCAGGTTTTCGGCTGCGGTTTCTCCATGGCCGCCTGTGCCGCGGCAGCCGAACTGGCCCTGCACCGCACCCCGAATGAAGCCTCGAGGCTTTCCCGCATCGAAGTGGAAAAACTGCTCGGCGGGCTGCCACAAGAACGCGGCTATTGCTCCGAACTGGCGGTGGAAGCATTGCACGCCGCGGTGGATGCCGCTCGGGTCGACAGCCGCCGGATTGAGAAAATTCTGCCCCCCCAAGAAGCACACGGCCCACGTGTGACGGCGGCGGATCCTTTGTACCGCACCCTGATGGACAGCCCCTGTCCTGCCCACGTCGATGCGCACGACCGCCACCTGTTCACCTGTCTGTTGTGCGTAGCGACAGAGGAATCTCAGCAGCCGGCCACCGCTCTCGGCCTGAGCAACGAGGATTTTGAGGACATTCTCAACACCTTATTTCCCGACATCCCTCCGGGCCTTCTCGGCGATTATGTAACGGCCGCCCCGCACCTGGCGCCGGAACAATCTGACGATATTCTTGCACTGCTGATGGCTCACATCCCCAATAACAGCAGTGGAACGCAGTACAAAATGGCTCGCTGGCTGGTACGAATCCTCACGGCGCGCGCCGCCCGTCCCGGTCACCTGTGGGTCGCCATGGGGCTTTTTGAGCGCCCCCAGCTCAGCGCCGCCATCGCCCGCCATCTGCCGTCCCTCGCAGCAGCCAACCATCAGGGCATGCGCTGGAAACGCTACCTTTACAAGCAGGTGTGCGAACAGCAAGGCGGGCGCCTGTGCAAGGCGCCCGCCTGTGGTCTGTGCAGCGATTACGCAATGTGCTTTCCTCATCCCTCGAGCGGTTAA